One Rhinolophus sinicus isolate RSC01 linkage group LG06, ASM3656204v1, whole genome shotgun sequence DNA window includes the following coding sequences:
- the B3GALT6 gene encoding beta-1,3-galactosyltransferase 6, whose translation MKLPRRAWRHRTALGLGGLALCVAALLYLARCTADGPRPLPGPGPGPPPAGPPRAAAFLAVLVASAPRAAERRSVVRGTWLSAARRGGPGDVWARFAVGTGGLGAEERRALEREQARHGDLLLLPALRDAYENLTAKVLAMLAWLDEHVDFEFVLKADDDSFARLDALLADLRARDPTHRRRLYWGFFSGRGRVKPGGRWREAAWQLCDYYLPYALGGGYVLSADLVHYLRLSREYLRAWHSEDVSLGAWLAPVDVQREHDPRFDTEYKSRGCSNQYLVTHKQSLEDMLEKHQTLTREGRLCKQEVQLRLSYVYDWSAPPSQCCQRKEGVP comes from the coding sequence ATGAAGCTGCCGCGGCGTGCGTGGCGGCACCGGACGGCGCTGGGACTGGGCGGTCTGGCGCTGTGCGTCGCCGCGCTGCTCTACCTGGCGCGCTGCACGGCCGACGgcccccgccccctgcccggccccggccccgggcCCCCGCCCGCTGGGCCCCCGCGCGCTGCCGCCTTCCTGGCCGTGCTGGTGGCCAGCGCGCCGCGGGCAGCCGAGCGGCGCAGCGTGGTCCGCGGCACGTGGCTGTCGGCGGCGCGACGCGGCGGCCCGGGGGACGTGTGGGCGCGCTTCGCGGTGGGGACGGGAGGCCTGGGCGCTGAGGAGCGGCGCGCCCTTGAGCGCGAGCAGGCGCGGCACGGGGATCTGCTCCTGCTGCCCGCGCTGCGCGACGCTTACGAGAACCTCACTGCCAAGGTGCTGGCCATGCTGGCCTGGCTCGACGAGCACGTGGACTTCGAGTTCGTGCTCAAGGCGGACGACGACTCTTTCGCACGGCTGGACGCTCTGCTGGCGGATCTGCGCGCCCGCGACCCCACGCACCGCCGCCGCCTCTACTGGGGCTTCTTCTCGGGCCGCGGCCGCGTCAAGCCCGGGGGCCGCTGGCGCGAGGCCGCCTGGCAGCTCTGCGACTACTACTTGCCCTACGCGCTGGGCGGCGGCTACGTGCTCTCAGCGGACCTAGTGCACTACTTGCGCCTCAGCCGCGAGTACCTGCGCGCGTGGCACAGTGAGGACGTGTCGCTGGGCGCCTGGCTGGCGCCCGTGGACGTGCAGCGCGAGCATGACCCGCGCTTCGACACCGAGTACAAGTCCCGCGGATGCAGCAACCAGTACCTCGTGACACACAAGCAAAGCCTGGAGGACATGCTGGAGAAGCACCAGACGCTGACGCGTGAAGGCCGCCTGTGCAAGCAGGAGGTGCAGCTGCGCCTCTCCTACGTCTACGACTGGTCCGCGCCGCCTTCACAGTGCTGTCAGAGGAAGGAGGGCGTCCCCTGA
- the SDF4 gene encoding 45 kDa calcium-binding protein isoform X2 yields the protein MDPAGRARGRRLPATLEGHPAIWTQVAMASRQAPCCLWLLGVILLMDASARPANHSSARERAGFREENEILPPDHLNGVKLEMDGHLNKGFHQEVFLGKDTDGFEEDAEPRKSRRKLMVIFSKVDVNADRRISPKEMQRWIMQKTAEHFQEAVEESRAHFRAVDPDGDGRVSWDEYKVKFLASKGHSEKGLAEKMRSNEELKVDEETQEVLENLKDRWYQADNPPSDLLLTEDEFLSFLHPEHSRGMLKFMVKEIVRDLDQDGDKQLSLPEFISLPVGTVENQQGQDVDDNWVRDRKKEFEELIDANHDGIVTMAELEDYMDPMNEYNALNEAKQMIAIADENQNQHLEPEEVLKYSEFFTGSKLMDYARNVHEEF from the exons ATGGACCCCGCTGGTCGGGCCCGCGGACGTCGG cTCCCGGCCACACTTGAAGGCCATCCCGCGATCTGGACCCAGGTGGCCATGGCGTCCAGGCAGGCTCCGTGCTGCCTCTGGCTCCTGGGGGTCATTCTTCTGATGGATGCGTCTGCCCGGCCTGCCAACCACTCGTCTGCCCGGGAGAGAGCAGGCTTCAGGGAGGAGAACGAGATCCTGCCCCCAGACCACCTGAACGGGGTGAAGCTAGAGATGGATGGGCACCTCAACAAGGGCTTCCACCAGGAGGTCTTCCTGGGGAAGGACACGGACGGCTTCGAGGAGGATGCAGAGCCTCGGAAGAGCAGGAGGAAGCTCATGGTCATCTTCTCCAA GGTGGACGTGAACGCCGACAGGAGGATCAGCCCCAAGGAGATGCAGCGCTGGATCATGCAGAAGACGGCCGAGCACTTCCAGGAGGCTGTGGAGGAGAGCAGGGCGCACTTCCGTGCTGTGGACCCTGATGGCGACG GCCGCGTGTCCTGGGACGAGTACAAGGTGAAGTTTTTGGCAAGCAAAGGCCACAGCGAGAAGGGACTTGCTGAGAAGATGAGGAGTAACGAGGAGCTGAAGGTCGACGAGGAGA CACAGGAAGTCCTGGAGAACCTTAAAGACCGCTGGTACCAGGCGGACAACCCCCCCTCAGACCTGCTGCTGACTGAGGACGAGTTCCTGTCGTTCCTGCACCCTGAGCACAGCCGTGGCATGCTCAAGTTCATGGTGAAGGAGATCGTCCGGGACCTGG ACCAGGATGGCGACAAGCAGCTCTCACTGCCCGAGTTCATCTCTTTGCCCGTGGGCACCGTGGAGAACCAGCAGGGCCAGGACGTCGACGACAACTGGGTGAGAGACCGCAAGAAGGAGTTTGAGGAGCTGATTGATGCCAACCATGACGGCATCGTGACCATGGCGGAGCTGGAG GACTACATGGACCCCATGAACGAGTACAACGCCCTCAACGAGGCCAAACAGATGATCGCCATCGCCGACGAGAACCAGAACCAGCACCTGGAGCCCGAGGAGGTGCTCAAGTACAGCGAGTTCTTCACGGGCAGCAAACTCATGGACTACGCCCGCAACGTGCACGAGGAGTTCTGA
- the SDF4 gene encoding 45 kDa calcium-binding protein isoform X1, producing MDPAGRARGRRVNGPSGARSRETVDPAFTAGRPHRPRLRKLPATLEGHPAIWTQVAMASRQAPCCLWLLGVILLMDASARPANHSSARERAGFREENEILPPDHLNGVKLEMDGHLNKGFHQEVFLGKDTDGFEEDAEPRKSRRKLMVIFSKVDVNADRRISPKEMQRWIMQKTAEHFQEAVEESRAHFRAVDPDGDGRVSWDEYKVKFLASKGHSEKGLAEKMRSNEELKVDEETQEVLENLKDRWYQADNPPSDLLLTEDEFLSFLHPEHSRGMLKFMVKEIVRDLDQDGDKQLSLPEFISLPVGTVENQQGQDVDDNWVRDRKKEFEELIDANHDGIVTMAELEDYMDPMNEYNALNEAKQMIAIADENQNQHLEPEEVLKYSEFFTGSKLMDYARNVHEEF from the exons ATGGACCCCGCTGGTCGGGCCCGCGGACGTCGGGTAAACGGCCCGAGCGGCGCGCGGTCACGGGAGACGGTGGACCCCGCGTTCACCGCGGGGAGACCTCACCGTCCTCGTCTGCGAAAG cTCCCGGCCACACTTGAAGGCCATCCCGCGATCTGGACCCAGGTGGCCATGGCGTCCAGGCAGGCTCCGTGCTGCCTCTGGCTCCTGGGGGTCATTCTTCTGATGGATGCGTCTGCCCGGCCTGCCAACCACTCGTCTGCCCGGGAGAGAGCAGGCTTCAGGGAGGAGAACGAGATCCTGCCCCCAGACCACCTGAACGGGGTGAAGCTAGAGATGGATGGGCACCTCAACAAGGGCTTCCACCAGGAGGTCTTCCTGGGGAAGGACACGGACGGCTTCGAGGAGGATGCAGAGCCTCGGAAGAGCAGGAGGAAGCTCATGGTCATCTTCTCCAA GGTGGACGTGAACGCCGACAGGAGGATCAGCCCCAAGGAGATGCAGCGCTGGATCATGCAGAAGACGGCCGAGCACTTCCAGGAGGCTGTGGAGGAGAGCAGGGCGCACTTCCGTGCTGTGGACCCTGATGGCGACG GCCGCGTGTCCTGGGACGAGTACAAGGTGAAGTTTTTGGCAAGCAAAGGCCACAGCGAGAAGGGACTTGCTGAGAAGATGAGGAGTAACGAGGAGCTGAAGGTCGACGAGGAGA CACAGGAAGTCCTGGAGAACCTTAAAGACCGCTGGTACCAGGCGGACAACCCCCCCTCAGACCTGCTGCTGACTGAGGACGAGTTCCTGTCGTTCCTGCACCCTGAGCACAGCCGTGGCATGCTCAAGTTCATGGTGAAGGAGATCGTCCGGGACCTGG ACCAGGATGGCGACAAGCAGCTCTCACTGCCCGAGTTCATCTCTTTGCCCGTGGGCACCGTGGAGAACCAGCAGGGCCAGGACGTCGACGACAACTGGGTGAGAGACCGCAAGAAGGAGTTTGAGGAGCTGATTGATGCCAACCATGACGGCATCGTGACCATGGCGGAGCTGGAG GACTACATGGACCCCATGAACGAGTACAACGCCCTCAACGAGGCCAAACAGATGATCGCCATCGCCGACGAGAACCAGAACCAGCACCTGGAGCCCGAGGAGGTGCTCAAGTACAGCGAGTTCTTCACGGGCAGCAAACTCATGGACTACGCCCGCAACGTGCACGAGGAGTTCTGA
- the SDF4 gene encoding 45 kDa calcium-binding protein isoform X3, protein MASRQAPCCLWLLGVILLMDASARPANHSSARERAGFREENEILPPDHLNGVKLEMDGHLNKGFHQEVFLGKDTDGFEEDAEPRKSRRKLMVIFSKVDVNADRRISPKEMQRWIMQKTAEHFQEAVEESRAHFRAVDPDGDGRVSWDEYKVKFLASKGHSEKGLAEKMRSNEELKVDEETQEVLENLKDRWYQADNPPSDLLLTEDEFLSFLHPEHSRGMLKFMVKEIVRDLDQDGDKQLSLPEFISLPVGTVENQQGQDVDDNWVRDRKKEFEELIDANHDGIVTMAELEDYMDPMNEYNALNEAKQMIAIADENQNQHLEPEEVLKYSEFFTGSKLMDYARNVHEEF, encoded by the exons ATGGCGTCCAGGCAGGCTCCGTGCTGCCTCTGGCTCCTGGGGGTCATTCTTCTGATGGATGCGTCTGCCCGGCCTGCCAACCACTCGTCTGCCCGGGAGAGAGCAGGCTTCAGGGAGGAGAACGAGATCCTGCCCCCAGACCACCTGAACGGGGTGAAGCTAGAGATGGATGGGCACCTCAACAAGGGCTTCCACCAGGAGGTCTTCCTGGGGAAGGACACGGACGGCTTCGAGGAGGATGCAGAGCCTCGGAAGAGCAGGAGGAAGCTCATGGTCATCTTCTCCAA GGTGGACGTGAACGCCGACAGGAGGATCAGCCCCAAGGAGATGCAGCGCTGGATCATGCAGAAGACGGCCGAGCACTTCCAGGAGGCTGTGGAGGAGAGCAGGGCGCACTTCCGTGCTGTGGACCCTGATGGCGACG GCCGCGTGTCCTGGGACGAGTACAAGGTGAAGTTTTTGGCAAGCAAAGGCCACAGCGAGAAGGGACTTGCTGAGAAGATGAGGAGTAACGAGGAGCTGAAGGTCGACGAGGAGA CACAGGAAGTCCTGGAGAACCTTAAAGACCGCTGGTACCAGGCGGACAACCCCCCCTCAGACCTGCTGCTGACTGAGGACGAGTTCCTGTCGTTCCTGCACCCTGAGCACAGCCGTGGCATGCTCAAGTTCATGGTGAAGGAGATCGTCCGGGACCTGG ACCAGGATGGCGACAAGCAGCTCTCACTGCCCGAGTTCATCTCTTTGCCCGTGGGCACCGTGGAGAACCAGCAGGGCCAGGACGTCGACGACAACTGGGTGAGAGACCGCAAGAAGGAGTTTGAGGAGCTGATTGATGCCAACCATGACGGCATCGTGACCATGGCGGAGCTGGAG GACTACATGGACCCCATGAACGAGTACAACGCCCTCAACGAGGCCAAACAGATGATCGCCATCGCCGACGAGAACCAGAACCAGCACCTGGAGCCCGAGGAGGTGCTCAAGTACAGCGAGTTCTTCACGGGCAGCAAACTCATGGACTACGCCCGCAACGTGCACGAGGAGTTCTGA